One part of the Quercus lobata isolate SW786 chromosome 7, ValleyOak3.0 Primary Assembly, whole genome shotgun sequence genome encodes these proteins:
- the LOC115952643 gene encoding probable pectinesterase/pectinesterase inhibitor 51: protein MTMSTSLFFFISLLSLSSASHHPHDHSSSNTTPTTTSIQQVCKATCFPDQCVRSLSKSKRLPPNLTPLQFVYSSISVSSHNIRKAQSMVKSILASSTGNKNRTIAATNCLEYLHISQYRNSITTHDALPRGNLKNARIWMGASLLSQYDCWAALNRANDTRLTNETMSFLESLTNLTSNTLSLLFSYDNFGNDTASWVPPRTERDGFWEAVKKSGGSVGGFKGGVPAGLKADVTVSKDGSSGSYKTVQEAVNAAPEKGGGKRFVIRIKEGVYEETVKVPLEKKNVVFLGDGMGKTVITGSLNVGQPGITTSTSATVAVLGDGFMASGLTIQNTAGPNAHQAVAFRSSSDLSVIENCEFLGNQDTLFAQSLRQFYKSCRIQGNVDFIFGGSASFFQDCHILLAPRQVDPEKGESNTVTAHGRLDPAQSTGFVFQNCLINGTEEYVKLYQSNPKVHKNFLGRPWKEYSRTVFIQCNLEALISPLGWLPWSGDFALKTLYYGESGNSGPGFTPSQRVTWSNQIPAQHIDTYSVANFFQGDRWIPPSK from the exons ATGACCATGTCCACtagtctcttcttcttcatttccctcctctctctctcctccgCCTCTCACCACCCCCATGACCATTCTTCCTCCAACACCACACCCACCACTACTTCGATCCAACAAGTCTGTAAAGCCACTTGCTTCCCTGACCAATGCGTGCGCTCCTTATCCAAATCCAAACGACTCCCTCCAAACCTAACTCCTCTCCAGTTCGTCTACTCATCAATCTCTGTCTCCTCTCACAATATCCGTAAAGCTCAATCAATGGTGAAGTCCATCCTAGCCTCCTCCACAGGTAATAAAAACCGCACAATCGCCGCGACCAACTGTCTCGAATATCTCCACATTTCACAGTACCGGAACTCTATTACCACCCATGACGCTCTCCCCCGTGGCAACCTTAAAAACGCTAGAATTTGGATGGGCGCTTCTCTTCTTAGCCAATACGACTGCTGGGCAGCTCTCAATAGAGCAAACGACACGAGGTTGACGAACGAGACGATGTCGTTTTTGGAGTCGTTAACAAACTTGACAAGCAACACGCTGAGCCTGTTGTTTTCGTACGATAATTTCGGAAACGACACCGCTTCGTGGGTTCCGCCGAGGACCGAGCGTGACGGGTTTTGGGAGGCGGTGAAGAAGTCCGGTGGTAGTGTTGGTGGATTTAAAGGTGGGGTCCCGGCGGGCTTGAAGGCGGACGTGACGGTGAGTAAGGACGGAAGTAGTGGGTCTTATAAGACGGTGCAGGAGGCGGTGAACGCGGCGCCGGAGAAGGGCGGTGGAAAGAGGTTTGTGATAAGAATAAAGGAAGGGGTATACGAGGAGACGGTGAAAGTTCCgttggagaagaagaatgtggtgttTTTAGGAGATGGAATGGGTAAAACGGTCATTACCGGGTCTTTGAATGTGGGCCAGCCTGGGATTACCACCTCCACCAGTGCTACAGTTG CTGTTCTTGGCGATGGATTCATGGCTAGTGGTCTCACAATCCAGAACACAGCCGGTCCTAATGCCCACCAAGCAGTAGCCTTCAGATCAAGCAGTGATTTATCTGTCATTGAAAACTGTGAATTCCTAGGCAATCAGGATACTCTTTTTGCTCAGTCACTCCGCCAATTCTACAAATCATGCCGCATTCAAGGAaatgtggattttatttttggaggCTCAGCGTCTTTTTTCCAAGACTGCCACATCTTACTCGCTCCTCGCCAAGTTGATCCAGAAAAAGGCGAGAGTAATACCGTTACTGCACATGGCAGACTAGATCCTGCCCAATCAACAggttttgtttttcaaaattgtttgaTTAACGGCACCGAGGAATATGTGAAATTGTACCAAAGCAATCCCAAAGTACACAAGAATTTCTTGGGGAGGCCGTGGAAGGAGTACTCCAGGACAGTTTTCATACAGTGCAACTTAGAAGCTCTTATTTCGCCACTAGGCTGGCTGCCATGGAGTGGTGATTTTGCTTTGAAAACGCTTTATTATGGGGAATCTGGGAATTCTGGACCGGGTTTTACTCCGTCCCAAAGGGTAACTTGGAGTAACCAAATTCCTGCACAACACATTGACACATATTCCGTTGCAAATTTCTTTCAAGGAGATCGGTGGATTCCACCATCCAAATAA
- the LOC115951570 gene encoding DEAD-box ATP-dependent RNA helicase 15-like, with product MRLRVKEREFGRRRQEATIGGGGCDENYPCRFGRACFRERPPLGRELKSSLNSAIIVIVVVVVVVGTPGKILALARDKDLGLKNVRHFILDECDKMLESLDMRRDVQEIFKMTPHDKQVMMFSATLSKEIRPVCKKFMQEPMEIYVDDETKLTLHGLVQHYILLNEAEKNRKLNDLLDALDFNQVVIFVKSVTRAAELNKLLTSGTRAAELNKLLCS from the exons ATGAGATTGAgagtgaaagaaagagagtttgGTCGAAGGAGACAAGAAGCCACCATCGGAGGTGGTGGTTGTGATGAAAATTATCCTTGCCGATTTGGGCGGGCTTGTTTCAGAGAGAGACCACCACTCGGTAgg GAATTGAAATCAAGTCTTAATTCTGCTATTATTGTtattgtggttgttgttgttgttgttggaacACCTGGAAAAATATTGGCTCTAGCAAGGGATAAAGATCTTGGATTGAAGAATGTGAGGCATTTTATTCTTGATGAGTGTGATAAGATGCTAGAATCACTGG ACATGAGGAGAGATGTGCAGGAGATCTTCAAGATGACTCCTCATGACAAGCAAGTTATGATGTTTTCAGCAACTCTCAGTAAAGAGATCCGCCCTGTTTGCAAAAAATTTATGCAAGAG CCAATGgaaatttatgttgatgatgaGACCAAGTTGACTCTTCACGGTCTTGTACAG CACTACATTTTATTGAACGAGGCAGAGAAAAACCGCAAATTGAATGACCTTCTTGACGCATTGGACTTCAATCAGGTTGTCATTTTTGTCAAGAGTGTGACCAGAGCTGCTGAGCTGAACAAGTTACTTACGAGTGGGACCAGAGCTGCTGAGTTGAACAAGTTACTTTGTTCatga